The DNA window GAGTGCCTGGTGGACGAGACCCGGGAGTACGGGACGTGGGCGGACTGGTTGGGGGTGCCGCGTCACACCTTTGCCGCCACGTTCGGTGCGGTCATCGCCCGGGGCCTGGACTACCGCGAGACCTTCCAGGTCTTCCGGCCCGGCTTCGACCTGGCCGAGCAGCGTGAAGCCCGCGCCGCCGCCGGGCAGCCGGAGCACTTCGGCGAGGAGGACCTGTACGGCGCTGATCCGGCGGGGGCCCTGGGGTGTCATCCAGCAGTACGACCCGGATGCGAGTCGGCTGCCGACCCTGCGGATCGAGAGCCTGGAGGAGCTGCCCGGGAGGATCGCGGAGCTGAGGGGCGGCTGACCCGGCCGGGGTGGTGCGGGTCAGGGGTGGTTGTCGAGATTGCGAACCAGTACGGCTGCCTGGGCTCGGCTTCGTAGGTTGAGCTTGCCGAGCAGGCGGCTCACATGGGTCTTCACCGTGGCCTCGGCCATCTCCAGGTGGGCGGCGATCTCCGCGTTGGACAGTCCTTCGCCGAGGCAGGAGAGCACTTGGCGTTCCCGGCGGGTGAGGGCCCCGAGGGCCGGGGAGTCGGCGAGTCGGTTCTCGCGTGCGGGCGAGGAGGCGAACTCGGCGATCAGGCGGCGGGCGATGGCGGGTGCGATCAGGCCGTCACCGGCGGCGACGGTGCGGATGGCGGTGATCAGCCCGTCGGCGTCGACGGTCTTCAGCAGGAAGCCCACGGCGCCGGCGCGCAGTGCCCCGAAGACGTACTCGTCCAGGTCGAAGGTGGTCAGCACCAGCACGCTGGCGAGTTGTTCCGCGACGACCGCCCGGGTCGCCGACACGCCGTCAAGCCGGGGCATGCGCAGATCCATCAGCACCACGTCGGGGCGGAACTCCCGGGCCAGCGCCAGGGCCTGCTCACCGTCGGCAGCCTCGGCGACGACCTCGATGTCGGGTGCGCCGCGCAGGATGAGGACGAGCCCGGAGCGGACGGCGGACTCGTCCTCGGCGACGATGACGCGGATGGTCACGGTGCTCCCTTGCCGTCGGTGGGGAGTACGGCGTACACCTGCCACACCCTGCCGTCCGCGCCGTCCGCGCCGCCCGCGCCGTCCTCCGGGCCCGCGCCGTCCGCGCCGCCCGCGCCGTCCGCGCTGTCCTCCGGGCCCGCCCGGAACGACCCGCCCAGCAGCGCCGTACGCTCCCGCATCCCCACCAGACCCGCGCCGGAGCCGGGGGCCCGTGGCCCGGCCGGGCGGTCGCCGTACGGGCTGGTGACCCGTACGGTGAGTGCGCCGTCGAGCTGGACGAGGGAGACGGTGACCGGGCCGGGGGCCGCGTGCTTGAGCGCGTTGGTCAGGGACTCCTGGGTGATGCGGTAGGCGGTGAGTGCGACGGGCGGCGGGAGGCCCGGGCCGGGGGGACGGGTGTCCTGCACGATGACCTCCAGGCCGTTCGCGCGGGCGTTGGCGACGAGGGCGGGGATGCCGTCCAGGGTGGGTACGGTGGCCGGTTCCAGGTCGGCGTTGTCGACGCGGAGCAGCCCGATGAGCCGACGCATCTCGGTGAGGCCGTCGACGCTGTTCTCCCGGATGACCGCGAGGGCGTCCGCTGTGGTGCGCGGATCGTCCCGCGACAGTGCGGCGGTGGAGTGGATGGCGATGGCGGAGAGCCGGTTGGCGACCATGTCGTGCAGTTCCCGCGCCATCCGGGTGCGCTCCGCCGTGACGGCCTGCGCCCGGTCCAACTCGGCCAGCAGCGCGGTCTGCTGGGCGTGCAGTCGGGCGGACTCGGCGGCTGCCTGGTGGTTGCGGACCAGGGCCCCCGTGGTCGCGGGAGCGAAGGCGACCAGGCCGATGACCACCCCGATGAGCAGTGCCTCGGGCGTCCGGTACCAGGCGACGAAGCCGATGGTCGCGGTGACCGTGAGCAGCCCGGCGGCGACCGGGATCCGCCGTGCGGCGGCGGGGCTTCCATAGAGGGTGGCCGCGTACACCAGGTCGGTGAACATCAGGACCGTGGCGAGGCTGCCCACGGTGAACTGGTCCGCGACCAGGGCCAGCGTGCCGGCCAGCAGCGCCGACTGCGGTCTGGAACGCCGGACCAGCTCCAGCGCGGCCGTCACGACCAGCGGCAGCAGCACCCAGGCCCCGCCCAGCGGCCGGCCGGCCTGGTTGTGCAGCCCGAGTGCCCACAGCAGCAGGCCGCCGACCAGGCCCAAGGCGGCGATCCGCGCATCGTCACGGTGCGGACGCAGCAGAGACATGGGCAGTTCCCCCCTTCCGCACGGACCCGGTTGCTCCGCCCTCCCGGTGACCCCGGACAGCACGGTACATCGAAGGGTGCAGGCGAACCTCGTCGCCGGCGACGACTCCGACCGCCCGCGTGGACGGAACGATGGACAGGGTGAACGGGAGGAGTGTGTGGTGATCGTCACCCTGATCATCGTCTGCGAGGTCGGCTTCTGGGTCCTGCTGGCCGCCGGGCTGGCCGTCCGATACCTGCTCGGGATGCGGCGCACCAGTGTGGCGCTGCTGCTGTGCGAACCGCTGCTTGAGGTCCTCCTGCTGGTCTTCACCGCCGTCGACCTCAAGAACGGCGCCCGACCCGGCTGGGAGCACGGGCTGGCCGCGCTCTACGTCGGCTTCACGGTCGGCTACGGCCACTTCACCATCACCTGGCTCGACGGACATGCCGCACACCGCTTCGCGGGCGCCCCCCGCCCTGTCAAGCCACCCCGGTACGGCATGGCGCGAGCCCGCCACGAGGGCAGGCTGTGGCTGCGTTCGCTGCTCGCGGGGGCGGTCGCCTGCGGACTGCTTGAGCTGGCCGTCCGCTACGTCGGGGACGGCGCCGCCGCCGAACCGCTGCGGCTCTGGCAACTCGTCGCGCTGCGCACGGTCGGGGTGCACGGCGTGATCGCGCTCACCTATCTGCTCTGGCCGAAGAAGGCGCCGGTGGGCGAGAGCGGGAAGCGCTGACCGGCCGACCGCGCCGCCCGCCGCAGGGCCGGGGCGGCGGTCCCAGCCCGGCGGACCTCTCTTCCCCCGAAGGCACCGGAGCCCCTATGCCCGGGATGTGCCGTCCCAGCGCCAGGTGGTCAGACGAGGGCGCCCGGGCAGTTCGGCGCGTCCGGTCGCCCACAGCAGGGTGGGCCAGGGATCCGTGGACGCTGGGGCGTTCGGAAACAGCCGGGCGAGCACCCGTGAGCAGAGATCGGCGGAGGGGTTCCAGGCAAGCCCGAGCCCTTGGGCCAGGTCGTGGGTGTGCACCAGCGTCTCCACGATCCCCATCGCGGCGAAGCCCTCGGCGTCGGAGATGCCGAAGACGTGGTAGGCGCGAGCCTGCGGGGGTGTCGTGCGCACCATGGCGACCAGCAGCGCGCCGCTGGCCTCCAGCACCTGCAACAGGCCGCTG is part of the Peterkaempfera bronchialis genome and encodes:
- a CDS encoding response regulator; this translates as MTIRVIVAEDESAVRSGLVLILRGAPDIEVVAEAADGEQALALAREFRPDVVLMDLRMPRLDGVSATRAVVAEQLASVLVLTTFDLDEYVFGALRAGAVGFLLKTVDADGLITAIRTVAAGDGLIAPAIARRLIAEFASSPARENRLADSPALGALTRRERQVLSCLGEGLSNAEIAAHLEMAEATVKTHVSRLLGKLNLRSRAQAAVLVRNLDNHP
- a CDS encoding sensor histidine kinase, with amino-acid sequence MSLLRPHRDDARIAALGLVGGLLLWALGLHNQAGRPLGGAWVLLPLVVTAALELVRRSRPQSALLAGTLALVADQFTVGSLATVLMFTDLVYAATLYGSPAAARRIPVAAGLLTVTATIGFVAWYRTPEALLIGVVIGLVAFAPATTGALVRNHQAAAESARLHAQQTALLAELDRAQAVTAERTRMARELHDMVANRLSAIAIHSTAALSRDDPRTTADALAVIRENSVDGLTEMRRLIGLLRVDNADLEPATVPTLDGIPALVANARANGLEVIVQDTRPPGPGLPPPVALTAYRITQESLTNALKHAAPGPVTVSLVQLDGALTVRVTSPYGDRPAGPRAPGSGAGLVGMRERTALLGGSFRAGPEDSADGAGGADGAGPEDGAGGADGADGRVWQVYAVLPTDGKGAP
- a CDS encoding maleylpyruvate isomerase N-terminal domain-containing protein, with protein sequence MSRSAEIGPSRSPVTADDLDLAVQLAVAVLRKAPPAAWDGKAGSLEWDCWETVEHLSDDLFAYAVQLGPRTPPLDGEVPFSWESRRPGGPANAIHADRKAGPSGLLQVLEASGALLVAMVRTTPPQARAYHVFGISDAEGFAAMGIVETLVHTHDLAQGLGLAWNPSADLCSRVLARLFPNAPASTDPWPTLLWATGRAELPGRPRLTTWRWDGTSRA